A window from Cellulomonas sp. C5510 encodes these proteins:
- a CDS encoding DUF6328 family protein, whose product MASDGRDETPDERMDRNWNELLQELRVAQTGVQILTGFLLTVPFQQRFADLDAYQKGVYLVLVVLAVAATGFIVAPVSLHRILFRRHLKRELVASADRLAQTGLALLALVLAGAALLLFDVVVDRAAGLWAGGAVLVGLTVVWLLVPLRLARGARRA is encoded by the coding sequence CTGGCGTCGGACGGCCGGGACGAGACACCCGACGAGCGCATGGACCGGAACTGGAACGAGCTGCTGCAGGAGCTGCGCGTGGCCCAGACGGGCGTGCAGATCCTCACGGGGTTCCTGCTGACGGTGCCGTTCCAGCAGCGGTTCGCCGACCTGGACGCCTACCAGAAGGGCGTGTATCTGGTGCTGGTGGTGCTGGCGGTGGCGGCGACGGGCTTCATCGTGGCGCCCGTGTCGCTGCACCGGATCCTGTTCCGCCGGCACCTGAAGCGGGAGCTGGTGGCGTCGGCGGACCGGCTGGCGCAGACCGGGCTGGCGCTGCTGGCGCTGGTGCTGGCGGGTGCGGCGCTGCTGCTGTTCGACGTGGTCGTGGACCGGGCGGCGGGCCTGTGGGCGGGCGGCGCCGTGCTGGTGGGCCTGACGGTGGTGTGGCTGCTGGTCCCCCTGCGTCTGGCGCGCGGCGCGCGGCGCGCGTAG